Genomic DNA from Verrucomicrobiota bacterium:
GAAGTTGTGTATAAGGCTATGGCTTAAAGCCACTCCTATAAAATTCAGAAGTAGGAGTATAAGTAGGAGGAAGATGACGATTCTTCTTTAAAACGGAGGACCTTGATCAAAGTCTTCGTCGGGATCAGGGAGAGGTGGCTCATCGTCGTTGGTTGCACTGCCTGCGCTGCTTCCGCTTTTGCTGTCGATTTTCCATGCCACCAGATTGACGAAATATTTTCCATTCCATTCGCGACCGTTGACATCGAAGCTGACGTTCACTTTATCGCCTATCGAAAATTTTTCTACGAATTCGACCCTTTCCTTAAGGCATTCGAATTGAATGTCCTGCAGGAATTTATCGGCTTCGCTTGTAACAACGAATGCGCGCTTGTTGAAGCCACTATCGAACCTTTGCTCGTCGAAGATTTCTTTTACGGTTCCTGATAATTCGTAAGCCATAACATCAACAAAGAACCCCGTTCCAAGAAGCAAAGCATATGCTGGCGAGAATTCACTTTTTTTGTGCTCAATCCCTAGAGGTGGTTTTGTTTCAATGGGGATCT
This window encodes:
- a CDS encoding DUF3127 domain-containing protein; protein product: MKLKIPIETKPPLGIEHKKSEFSPAYALLLGTGFFVDVMAYELSGTVKEIFDEQRFDSGFNKRAFVVTSEADKFLQDIQFECLKERVEFVEKFSIGDKVNVSFDVNGREWNGKYFVNLVAWKIDSKSGSSAGSATNDDEPPLPDPDEDFDQGPPF